The Gossypium hirsutum isolate 1008001.06 chromosome D03, Gossypium_hirsutum_v2.1, whole genome shotgun sequence genomic interval TAAAATACAACTAGAaacttttttctattaaatatataaagtgacTATGCAATTAATCATATACAATAATCAACATTTGACTAAACTTTGCAACCTATACAAGTTTTTTTGGGATTTCGATCgacaaaatataaacataaaccCCGAGAAGATACCTAAAACATttactcatcaatggcaactgACTGAAAAATTTTGGGTTGTCGTCTAGTTCATAATCATATACAAGGTCAATACCAAATTCTAGCACAGATAATTCACATTTATCAGGAGATCATTCGAAATAACTCAAATATCTTCTACCGTTAATAAAAGGTTTAGAAAACTTATTTCTTGAaattaaaattcacatttattgattTTCACAAATAATTATTTCTCTCTAAATATCTATAAcgttgttttttttaatactaaTCGTGTTCAATTTTTTTCTTCACATGAATTGAGTATCTTTAATTATATAGCAACAACTCTGATAAGATACAACTAGAAACTTTTGTCTATTAAATATAGGGTAAACTATACctatagtcacttttgtttactttaggttacattttggtcacttatgtttaaaatattatgttttagtcacttacgttatcgtgttgtaacattttaatcattgagccgttaattgccattaatggtgtaatggtaagctgacatggcacgttaaatcatcatttcaaacaacaATTTTAGGTTAAATCATACAACCAATCcccgtattttttttattttgggcaatttaattttttttgtttaatattctttaaactttactctctcttttttctctttattttccattatctTCTGTTTCTCCTTCTATTTTCCTACCTTCTCCATGTCTTTTAACATATTAAGAAGTCGAATTGGCAGTGAAGAAAGAAGTAGAAAGTCGAAAGCCATCATTGCCTATAATCAAAACCCATAAACCAGTTCGACTTTctgatatgttaaaagaaatggagaatgtAGGAAAACAGAGGGGGAAGcagaagaaaatggaaaataaagaaaaaaaagaaagttaaaagaacataaaagaaaaaatttaaattgctcaaaatgaaaaaaatataaggaccaattgtataatttaacctaaatttttgtttgaaatgattatttaacgtgccacgtcagcttaccgttacattGTTAACAGCAATTAATGGCTTAATGACTAAAATGTCACAACATGaaaatgtaagtgactaaaacgtaacatttcaaatataagtgactaaaatgtaacctgaagtaaacaaaagtgaccatgaaTATAGTTTGCCCTTAAATATAAAAAGTGACTATGCAATTGATAATCATATACAATAATCAACATTTGACTAAACTTTGCAACCTATACAAGTCTTTTTGGGATTTCGAcgaaatataaacaaaaatccCGAGAAGATACTTAAAACATTTACTCATCCATGGCAATTGATTGAAAATATTTGGGTTGTCGTCTAGCTCATAATCGTATACAAGGTCAATACCAAATTCTAGCACAGATAAATCTGAAAGAACTCGAAGACTAACATGATCACCAGCTTCTAATTCATCACCCCTAAAGTTCCAACAAGTCGTCCAGTATAAGGTATTCTTAGTTTCAGGAATTCCCATGAAATGTTTGGAGTAGGTCCACTTTGTACCTTTTGTCTCGTTCACAATTTCAAGGCATGGTAAAAATCcatatgttttatcattcttgGCAGAAAAAATGATAATCGAATTTAAGAAGCAACTTATGTTTTGACTAGAGTTTGGGGGCACTGATATTGAAACCTCAGTCTTGCCAGCTTGATGGCCATAGTAATAACCACTGTAATCAAATGGCACTGGATCAAATGTTGTAATTATACCGTAATCATATAATACCTGTAGCATGGGTTGGAGAATGagttattaaaaattatacagtatataaataattttaaaaacttggaACTTGTAAAGGGAACCTGTGGGGAAGCAACCATTTTTGATTCTTCTATATAACTGCAAAATTGCACTTTAGCATTTCCATAAGATTCCAAACTGAGCAAGTGTTTAGTTTGGTCCATCTTGATATGTCTTGTGGAAACTTCATCTCCTAAAATATGTACAATAATGTgttatttatcaattttagtgATCATCAACATAATATGCTTATTAGAAAGTAATAATATTGACTTGAACGGAGTGATAATTAAAGCTTTTACTAGACACTCATTTGACACGAATTCAAATCTTGACCCATCTCCCATACTCAATATTGTATGAAAAAAAGATATCAAAGTAGTAATGTTATTATCACTAAGATGTATTATAAGACTTGTAAGAAGTAATCAATTATACACATtatatctttatttttcatttttatataaaatatgaactttaaaactattaaatatgTTAATCAAAACaccacttttataattttatccatTATTTTAGTTTCCACTTCTATTAGTACTATTGGATTaatcatttatcaaacaattAACTTATTTTCATTAGACCCCAATTGCAGCATAACTTTATAATTATCACTTTATTATTAAGCTAAATTTCTCTCATAATCTATTAAATTGTCACATTCTtgataatattttattgtattagaaAGTCTTTTAGAGAAACATTCATCATTTCTTGAACATTTGTTAgtcacatataaaataaatataataggatgtatttactaaaatataattatttgaagtCTACTCATACCTGTAGATAAGTGCGAAAAGCCATATTCATATTTAATGTTGTGTTTTGATTCATAAGTAACGCCAAATTTTCTTATGCTGAGATGAATAGGCACTACCATGCAACTCACAAGGTCACCACCTTCAAACTGAAAGTCCGTTACTGGCCAATGAATCAACCACAACATTGTCTTATCGTTAGTCTGAGGAATTCCAATGAAACTTGAGCGATATCTCAGCATGATCGTTTTGGTCTCATTGAAAATGTGGACACATGGTAGAAACTCCGACATTTGATCACTAGCTAAAGAGAAAACAATGCATAAGCTGAACCAATGGATCTTTTCATCTGGATGAGCTGGTGTTggcaaaaaaaaagagattcgaTGCTCGTTAGTGCCATGCTTAAACCCAATCGGAATTTCACTTCCTACAACAAATGTGCTTGTTATACCACGTTCTTGCAAGACCtgatccaaaaaaaaaacaagttagaTGATTTAGTATAAgagaaaaaatagatttaaaatttaagttggaGAACTATTGGACCTGTGGGGTAGCTAGCATTATGCTGTCTGTTAGGTAGCTATAAAGTTGCAGTCGATTTCCGTTAATGGAATCTACGTTGAATAATCTTCTAATCTCTTCtgcttcaaagttttcaattggtTCCAACTTGAATAGATCTTCAACCTCAGTCAATTTTTCACATCCAAAAATAACACATCGTGTGGAAGAAAAGAAGCATGGAACATTATTTATCCCAGATCCTCGAAATGGAGAATTGTCTCCAAAAATAAACTTGCACTCTGAAACATTGAGCAAGACCGGAAGCTTTGGGATCATTTGGAGTTCAGTGCAAGAAGTCAATAGAAGTTCTTCAAGTTTTGTAAGGTTTTTTAAGCTTTCGGGTAGGTAATGAATTGGGTTTCTACTTAAATTTAAGGATTTCAAGGAAGCCAAGTTACAAAGATCATTGGGCATGACATCATTAGATAATTTGCAACTTTCAAGGCTTAACTTTACCAAAGAGCTCGGTAGAGATGCCCAAGAGAAACCCAATCCTTTGCTTCTTTTCAGTAAGAGCCAATGCAACCCCAATCTTGATTGATATATGGCAGTTTCATCTAAATTAAGCACCTTCAATGATTCCATATTATGCAACTCCCTAGGAACATCATCAAGTCTTGAACAACCAGATAAGATAAGCTGTTCAAGTGATATTAATGAACCAATTGTCCTTGGAAGATGCCTAAGACTTGTGCAATCTTTAAGGTTCAAGAAAGTAAGCAGCTTTAGCTCACCAATGGATTGATCAACTTCCACCAAATTTATGCAATCTTTGAGCATCAACTTCTCAAGGCTAGGGAGTCCTGAAAAGCTTGGGGTTTTAAGAAGGCTATGTGAATGGTTGAGATTAAGGATCTTTAAATTTGGGAGGCACTGCAAAAAAGGAAAACccttcatttatatattattgtttcaCACAcacagaaaaagaaggaaaattagTATATATCATACCTCTGTATCCTTCCAAACTTGTTTAAGTTTACTGTTGCGCATGTCGAGAACAACTATTTCATTCATATCAAAATCCACCGGAAAAGATTGCATACAAAACCCACGCCAACGTAACCATCTTAATCTTTTGGGAAAGTCTTTGAAGTCTCCTTTAAGTCTTACATAATCCAGTTGAAGCAGTTTAAGTCTCTTCATCTTTGCAAATGCTTGAGTTTCCATATCAACATCATTTGACATGAGAAACTGACTTTTGGAATGCTTTGGAAAATGTAGAGTTGTATTTGTCCTTTTAGCCTTGTCTTCTAGCAATCCTTTTAGGTCAAGTGTGAGGCACTTAACTGTTCTGGAACCCTGCATCagaaaaacttttttaaaaaataaaaagaaatttgataaaaaaaagtagTTTACATGCACACAAGAAAAAAGTTGAGTAAAACGATGTTTCTTACAATTTTTTCTCTTATTACATCAAACGCGTTCTTATGCCACAATCTGCTTCGTTTCCCAATATCAGAAGATTCTTGACGAATAATTTCTTGTCCCATATCTCTAATCATTTGGTGCATCATTAGCTTGTTTTTTTCATTAATGATTAAGAGAGACCTGCCTACTAGATTTTCAATCCCAATTGTTGTATAGAAATCACAACCATCTAGAATTGTAGTCGTGTAATCTCTATCCTTCCCAATGAATAAACAAACTATGTCAAGGAATAAATTTTTGTCATGATCGTCTTCCAAAGAATCATAGCTTATTCTTAGAATCTCTTGAATTTTGCTGTCAGGGATTTCTTCCAATTTCTCCAATGCACTTTTCCAAGAACTCACACTTTTGCTAGATAATGAAGAGCCCAAAACTTGAAGAGCTAACGGAAGCCCACCACAGTGTTTCACTAAACTTCTTGCATATGCCATTGAACTTTTAGGCACAGAGTTATGACCAAAAGCATACCAATTAAAAAGTTGTAGCGATTCACTTGAAGCTAATTCTTTTACTTCAAATAGCTTGCTTAAGCCTCCACAACTAGTTGATGCTTCCAAATCAAACATTTGGCTTATAAAATGTGCATTCAATAGGCATCGGTTTCTACTAGTTATGATGATTTTACTTCCCGGATGAAAAGGAATTTGAGTTcccattaattttcttatttttcccaATTCATCAACATCATCAAGAACAAGAAGAACTCTTCTACAACATACAATTTCTTTAATCTTGTTAATTCCATTATCTATATTGTATATTTTATGTGATTTTCCTTTAAGGATATCTGAAATAAGTTGTCTTTGCAAACGGACTAAACCATTGCAATCTTGACTTGTTTCTCTAACATCAGCAAGGAAACTATAACCTTCAAAACTCGGGATGTTTTGATTGTAAACAACTTTAGCAATGGTTGTCTTCCCAATGCCTCCAATGCCACAAATAGTTGCAATGCCAACTTTATTTGCTCCATCTTGTTCTAACCATTGATTAATTTGTGTCATGAGAGAATCTATTCCAACTAAATAAGGAGGGACATACAAAGAAATAAGATGAAGTTTATTTTGAACTTCATTAACAATATCTTGAATGAATTGTGATTCATGCCtgcaaatttaaaaaaacaacttAATGGTAAAATCTTGGAAATTAAGTAAAAGTTAGTaatatattttctcttttcttgcatatattttgatttttttatgagaTTATATGTTCATGGTAAAAATAAGAAACTAATGCAACATTTCGATATATATGTTCAAGTAAAAATAAGATCAAACTAATGCAACATTTCAACATATATGATACAttctaaatcaaatcaaatcaaataaagcaaataaaaattaatgaaattcattttagaaataacctatactcaaaatttcaactttcTCTTTATGAAAGtttaataaattcatgttatttacatgaatttatatatttattttttattcattgtaATACTTTGAATATGTGTAGACCTATTATACGAATAACTTGGATATAATTGTTGTAAATATACTATTGCAAAATAGAAAAGTTACAGGAGACCAAActgaatgtaaataaaataagaatcaCTGTGTTGTGGAAGAACCACTGCATTAAAGGCAAATTCACCCTGATCGGTGTAATTATGTAGTAGACGTTACCCCCCAACACAATACTCCAATATTTGTACACCCGAATAAAGAAAGGTGGAACACAATTGACATTACTTTTCccggaaaaaaaattcaattctcAAGAAAGATTAAAGGGGTCACAAATAGTCCCGCTTAAAACTTAATCTCTTAGACAGAATTTCCCTCTCGTGTAATTTTGCAGAACACTAGAATTTAGAGAACATAGagaagtttttttttctcttgttgtgttAGGTGGGAGAATGGCCTcctatttatacaattttttgatGGGCAAATGGTAAAATAACAGTTTTTGTTTCCAAAAACAGCAAAGAATTTTCCTAActgaaaatattctaaaaatattttatgcaaCAGTTAGAGAATTTTCCGCAATTAAAAATATTCTTTCGCATTACCAACAATGACATCTTAGAAAACCACAAATAGTGTCATTAAATTCAAGAgactatttctttttgttttcaacTCGTCAAATTCAAGTTGTTCATGTGATAGGTGCAAACACATTTAAAATTTGATCTATGTGTTTTAAAAACATCCCACATCAAATTCGAGCTAACATTTAATGCTTAAGCTGATGACTTATTTGATAGAAAGACCTCAATGATacaatactaatattttaatgactcaattaaaacatgttaatgtttgagaaataatttaaaatctgaCTTATAATTAACCCTTTAAAATAGATTGAAGTAATCATTTTAATTTCCAAACGCTACCTAacaatattttctattaattttcttTCTACTCTATCAAGTCTTAATGAAAAGGATTGAAGTAGCCATATGGAACTTGATTATGTGTATAATGTACCTGTCTTGTAGAACCATGCCTCCTATAGCCGCAACTTCTTTTAAAGCATTCCTCCATCTTTGTACCATGTTGGTTTCGGACTTGAAGTTTTGTTCATGTTGGGTAAATGCTTCTGCGTAACTTCCCGTCTGGTTCTTGACTTGACTCGGATCCACATCATAGAAAACTGGCAACACAATATGTTTAGAGGATTCTTGTGCTCCAATATCATTACAAGTTCGTTAAGACACCATGTGGATGCAGCATAATTCTTTGAGAAAACAACGATAGAAATTTTGGAGTGGTGTAGTATTGCTTTTTCAATTTCATCTTTTATGTTATTCCCTCTCTCGATTTCCTCATCATCTCTAAATGTTTGAATTCCTAAGTGCACCAAAGCTGTGTAAAGATGATCAGTGAAACTTTTGCGCGTATCTTCACCTCTAAAACTCAAGAATACATGATAAGTACATCGCGAGATTTCTGACATTGCcgttgaagaagaaaatgaagtcGTCctgtatttttttatgtaataacaAGGTTCcagcacatatatatatatagatagatatatatgtatatgtatgtatatatgaatgGCAAAGCAGATATTATTAGCAGTCAAGTGGCAGTTCCCAATCCATGGTGGGTCAATCCTTCCATAAGTTCATACAACTGCCCGAAGAAATTCATGTCGGCCATGTTGTTTTTTTCCAAATCTACCAACGTGAGTTACGTATTCTATATTACTAATTTTGCGTGAAAAATACAATGTATTGATTAACGTGATGGTTATAGCTAACACAACACGTAATATAGCCATCATCTTCAGGCTAATATTAGTAAAAATGCTATGGTTCTTGTATTTTAAgtcatattatattttgtttcctCTACTTAGAAAATAGTAAATTAgttcttttgttaaaaaaattatccattgttattgttaaaaattggtccatGTAATCAACATGAGGTATATGCGACATGCCACATGCAACTATCTAGTTATTTCGTCATTCACgttagtttttaaatttgttattttatctaatgtatatggactaatttgtttgtttttaaataaaatgggtTAAATACAATTTGACTCTCAATAGAATGATCTCCTTGATACTTTTACTAGCTAATGACTTGGTAGATACAGTCAATAATTAAACCACAACCACAATATATCACATAGACATCACATTAAACATTCAAGTGTTGTACGTGtagtgaggacatgaatttggttagcataagaattcaaataaatatatggtttactgaacttatattataattaatgtaattataattttcggtttaaaatattattatattttttaattcctaaaaaccctaaaacaaaaggatatatatataatcccattttctttgtttgggtctagcagccgtcaaagaaaaataactctcaaaattgttttggggattccttccgttcgtattcaactgggtggattacgtagaggccgggatcacgatagattgcggcttggttcgacagcagatcagactactcgttgttgaggtgtTGTGTCTACTCTtaataaacattaggtaatttcgtaaccttGATCACCCcaattcgttcctcacacatggatccatggtaaGGGTCgccgattttaatttttttcgctgcgccgtaggggtgccggcgatccaacatCAAGTTCGGTATAATAAAGAAACAATTTTAGTATCTATGCATGAATGAAGAATtaattgtttttgaaaaagaattggtGATTAAAATGATCAAGTCGTCAATTGTTTATTTGATTTGTTCGTGTTAtctaaactaaataaatttttaaaaattaaaaataataaaaattcaacgAATATTCTTAtcatatgtattttaaaattttaatataattaatcaaAAACAATTCACATATATGAATCATCAAATTTGACGTGCTTAGAAATCCATATGTGATAGCCTGATGATTAAGGTTGTTCATCACCCTAAATGTGACCTAAATTTGAATCGCACTATTTGCATTGATTATTCGAGTTTTACTtaatattataattcaaaaaaattaacttacttaaataaatattgaattttgtCAGATTTAATATAGAGGACATAAGAGGAGGAGAATAATTCCCAAGTACTTGGCGTGGAAAATAGTGGTACTAGAAAACGCTTACTTTTCATTTTGGAGCCATGCTTACGTTCCAAGACTTTAGGCCATTAGCAATTAAAGAGGGGCCCCAACAAAATTATGGCCCAACTGTTTCACCGAACATAATAAATTCGTGGGCTAACCAATTTCAGTGCAATAAAAGTAGGGAAGAGGATGGGTTGGTAATGCAAAGTAGAATCCCTCGTTGCAGCCTTCAAATTTTTTGGTTCACAATATTTTAGGAAGAActcaattcaaataatatttttttgtgattgtttttctcaataatattatctttaaaatttagatctatattttttaaaaagtataatataACTTACCATTATGTCTAACacttataattattcaaataataatattaacaaaaagGTTGAGCACCAAATGGTTTGATAAGTACTAACAAGCTCATGGGATCTAAAGTCTAGATCGAGTAGCACTATTATCCAAAACATAGTGAAGCATATTAATTCTTTCTCCGACGTTTGTTATAGAGAACTCTACAACCTAGTGCTACTAATTATCAATCTTATTGTTGTGAGTCCATAACTAAAATTTAGCTGATCCCTTCATTCAAGAGTGTAATTATTCGAATAGGATCATGTCTCTTTTACGGTGGAACgttaattcattttattacatGGATTTGTTCATAAAAATTCTCTTAAAATATCAAACAAATATCAGTTAGATGTTCTGatttaaatatttagtttttaaGAGAATACATTCTTACTTCATTTTGCCTCCTTGAAGATTTATGTCAAATCCAAATTGATGTGAGTTGGTagccatatatttttatttttaaggattttagtctctctttttttaatatttcaaaacttaAATCTAATTGTTAACCctgttatttttttgttaaattcaagttaattacaacatcatttttgTAATTACATGGTTAAcaaataaggttttttttttaatttcaaaatgccaCCCTAAcacatttaacaaaaaaaattaaaatgttaaccAACAGAAACTAAAGAGACTAAATCTCTAGAAATAAAAGTACGTGTTCTAAactccaaaatttttaaaagtacaagaacttatgacatattttaaccttttaacttCTAGGTCGAGATACTCATCCAATCCCCGCTCGAGATTTGGGAGGATTTAGACAAAATTATCAAGCTCGAAAAATGGACTTGGACAAAAAGTTAGTCCAATTTAAAATACGAGTTGGGATCGGGCATAAAAATTCAAGGCTCGAGTCATTTACTAATtttctaataaattattttatgttatttttaaaattatataatttatttcagaAAATAAATCTATAGTAATACATATGAttctataatgtaaacattaaaaaatgttaagatgtccatataaaatgttaagaaatttgggaaaatattcaattcaatcaggCTCAAAACAATTTGTGGGTCAATTAATTTAACATCTCTATTCAAATCGACAATGGCGAAACCTAATAGAGGCCCAGGGGACCATGGCACCCCCAAGGattaaaatttttgcaatttagccctttgtAGATATACTATGGCCTAAGTAGCCCCCCAAGTTTAAGatttttttgcaattttccaaaaatattgcTTCTTTTGGATCGATTATCATGTTGGAATAGTGCTT includes:
- the LOC107932334 gene encoding disease resistance protein TAO1 isoform X1, with the protein product MVQRWRNALKEVAAIGGMVLQDRHESQFIQDIVNEVQNKLHLISLYVPPYLVGIDSLMTQINQWLEQDGANKVGIATICGIGGIGKTTIAKVVYNQNIPSFEGYSFLADVRETSQDCNGLVRLQRQLISDILKGKSHKIYNIDNGINKIKEIVCCRRVLLVLDDVDELGKIRKLMGTQIPFHPGSKIIITSRNRCLLNAHFISQMFDLEASTSCGGLSKLFEVKELASSESLQLFNWYAFGHNSVPKSSMAYARSLVKHCGGLPLALQVLGSSLSSKSVSSWKSALEKLEEIPDSKIQEILRISYDSLEDDHDKNLFLDIVCLFIGKDRDYTTTILDGCDFYTTIGIENLVGRSLLIINEKNKLMMHQMIRDMGQEIIRQESSDIGKRSRLWHKNAFDVIREKIGSRTVKCLTLDLKGLLEDKAKRTNTTLHFPKHSKSQFLMSNDVDMETQAFAKMKRLKLLQLDYVRLKGDFKDFPKRLRWLRWRGFCMQSFPVDFDMNEIVVLDMRNSKLKQVWKDTECLPNLKILNLNHSHSLLKTPSFSGLPSLEKLMLKDCINLVEVDQSIGELKLLTFLNLKDCTSLRHLPRTIGSLISLEQLILSGCSRLDDVPRELHNMESLKVLNLDETAIYQSRLGLHWLLLKRSKGLGFSWASLPSSLVKLSLESCKLSNDVMPNDLCNLASLKSLNLSRNPIHYLPESLKNLTKLEELLLTSCTELQMIPKLPVLLNVSECKFIFGDNSPFRGSGINNVPCFFSSTRCVIFGCEKLTEVEDLFKLEPIENFEAEEIRRLFNVDSINGNRLQLYSYLTDSIMLATPQVLQERGITSTFVVGSEIPIGFKHGTNEHRISFFLPTPAHPDEKIHWFSLCIVFSLASDQMSEFLPCVHIFNETKTIMLRYRSSFIGIPQTNDKTMLWLIHWPVTDFQFEGGDLVSCMVVPIHLSIRKFGVTYESKHNIKYEYGFSHLSTGDEVSTRHIKMDQTKHLLSLESYGNAKVQFCSYIEESKMVASPQVLYDYGIITTFDPVPFDYSGYYYGHQAGKTEVSISVPPNSSQNISCFLNSIIIFSAKNDKTYGFLPCLEIVNETKGTKWTYSKHFMGIPETKNTLYWTTCWNFRGDELEAGDHVSLRVLSDLSVLEFGIDLVYDYELDDNPNIFNQLPWMSKCFKYLLGIFVYISSKSQKDLYRLQSLVKC
- the LOC107932334 gene encoding disease resistance protein TAO1 isoform X2, whose translation is MTQINQWLEQDGANKVGIATICGIGGIGKTTIAKVVYNQNIPSFEGYSFLADVRETSQDCNGLVRLQRQLISDILKGKSHKIYNIDNGINKIKEIVCCRRVLLVLDDVDELGKIRKLMGTQIPFHPGSKIIITSRNRCLLNAHFISQMFDLEASTSCGGLSKLFEVKELASSESLQLFNWYAFGHNSVPKSSMAYARSLVKHCGGLPLALQVLGSSLSSKSVSSWKSALEKLEEIPDSKIQEILRISYDSLEDDHDKNLFLDIVCLFIGKDRDYTTTILDGCDFYTTIGIENLVGRSLLIINEKNKLMMHQMIRDMGQEIIRQESSDIGKRSRLWHKNAFDVIREKIGSRTVKCLTLDLKGLLEDKAKRTNTTLHFPKHSKSQFLMSNDVDMETQAFAKMKRLKLLQLDYVRLKGDFKDFPKRLRWLRWRGFCMQSFPVDFDMNEIVVLDMRNSKLKQVWKDTECLPNLKILNLNHSHSLLKTPSFSGLPSLEKLMLKDCINLVEVDQSIGELKLLTFLNLKDCTSLRHLPRTIGSLISLEQLILSGCSRLDDVPRELHNMESLKVLNLDETAIYQSRLGLHWLLLKRSKGLGFSWASLPSSLVKLSLESCKLSNDVMPNDLCNLASLKSLNLSRNPIHYLPESLKNLTKLEELLLTSCTELQMIPKLPVLLNVSECKFIFGDNSPFRGSGINNVPCFFSSTRCVIFGCEKLTEVEDLFKLEPIENFEAEEIRRLFNVDSINGNRLQLYSYLTDSIMLATPQVLQERGITSTFVVGSEIPIGFKHGTNEHRISFFLPTPAHPDEKIHWFSLCIVFSLASDQMSEFLPCVHIFNETKTIMLRYRSSFIGIPQTNDKTMLWLIHWPVTDFQFEGGDLVSCMVVPIHLSIRKFGVTYESKHNIKYEYGFSHLSTGDEVSTRHIKMDQTKHLLSLESYGNAKVQFCSYIEESKMVASPQVLYDYGIITTFDPVPFDYSGYYYGHQAGKTEVSISVPPNSSQNISCFLNSIIIFSAKNDKTYGFLPCLEIVNETKGTKWTYSKHFMGIPETKNTLYWTTCWNFRGDELEAGDHVSLRVLSDLSVLEFGIDLVYDYELDDNPNIFNQLPWMSKCFKYLLGIFVYISSKSQKDLYRLQSLVKC